A genomic window from Hyla sarda isolate aHylSar1 chromosome 10, aHylSar1.hap1, whole genome shotgun sequence includes:
- the CD79A gene encoding B-cell antigen receptor complex-associated protein alpha chain isoform X2, whose translation MPMDTPHLTWTPPVVVFLMLLPVPLWGLEMQFVPTSISVSLGEDVTIPCNFHKKPNEDVTVFWFRDGISNETYRMVELESNTQNLTIANVNKTDRGFYQCRVNVGNRNHLSCGTYLRVKGPPLYLFFNVSEATKNRLITAEGIILLLCAIIPGTFLLYRRCRHAEVYKRLWEAYSTAGKAINNDYTSLTGVQLLSVDPARTTM comes from the exons ATGCCAATGGATACACCACATTTGACATGGACACCACCCGTAGTCGTGTTCCTTATGCTCCTCCCAG TTCCATTGTGGGGTCTGGAAATGCAGTTTGTACCCACCTCTATATCCGTATCCCTTGGAGAGGACGTTACGATCCCATGCAACTTCCATAAGAAACCCAATGAGGATGTGACCGTTTTCTGGTTCCGGGACGGAATATCTAACGAAACATATAGAATGGTAGAATTAGAATCCAACACGCAAAACCTGACCATCGCCAACGTAAACAAAACAGACCGTGGGTTCTATCAGTGCAGAGTGAACGTAGGAAATAGAAACCATTTATCCTGTGGAACCTACCTAAGAGTGAAGG GTCCTCCTCTATACCTGTTCTTTAACGTTTCAGAAGCTACAAAGAACAGACTCATCACTGCTGAGGGAATCATACTGCTCCTCTGCGCTATCATCCCTGGGACCTTCCTCCTGTACAGG CGATGTCGTCATGCTGAAGTGTACAAGCGTTTATGGGAAGCTTATTCCACGGCAGGCAAAGCCATCAATAATGATTACACGTCCCTGACTGGTGTACAGCTGTTGTCAGTAGACCCGGCGCGTACAACAATGTAG